DNA from Metabacillus flavus:
TGAATGCCATTTTAAAATCAAAAGAGAATTCTCTTGAAAAACTTCTGTTCGGACTCGGAATCCGCCATGTAGGCTCAAAAGCCGCGAAGACCCTGGCTCAGAATTTTGAAACGATGGACCGCCTCATGGAAGCAGAACGTGAAGAATTGCTCGCCATTAACGAAATTGGAGACAAAATGGCCGATGCAGTCGTTACGTATTTTGAAAAACCGGAAGTGGCCCAGCTCATCGATGAGCTGAAAAGCCATGAAGTAAACATGAACTACAAAGGACCAAAGCTTGTCGCACCTGAGGAAATCGACTCCTACTTTGCCGGCAAAACCATTGTGCTGACCGGCAAGCTTGAGGAAATGGGCCGAAATGAAGCAAAGGCCGAGATTGAAGCATTGGGCGGAAAAGTAACAGGCAGTGTCAGCAAAAGCACAGATCTCCTGATAGCCGGGGAAGCAGCAGGAAGCAAGCTGTCAAAAGCACAAGAGCTAGGCATTGAAATATGGGATGAAGCAAGAATGATAGAGGAATTAAAGAAATAAAGCAGGGAGTGGGCATTCTTTGAAAAAATGGATCGTCATCCTGGCGGCCTGCAGCATGCTATTAAGTGCATGCGCACCAAGCTTCGGAGATGACAATGAAGTCGTTCAGGAAACAAACAACGAAAAGCAGAAGGCGATTATTCCGAAAAGCACCATCTCTGACGCTGACTACAGCGTTGTCCTCCCCTTCAAAACGGGAGCAGCAAGAGGCCTTACGGCTGAAAACCTGAACACAAGACTTGACCTTGACCAGTTCGAAACAGGATTAATGGACCTCGCTCAAGAGCCATTTCCATCGAAAAACAACTACTATTATCAAGAAGGCCAATATCTAAAAGAAGATCAGGTACGCGGCTGGCTAAGGTATAAGTACGAAGGAAAAGCACTCGAAACAAAAGAAAAAGAAGCTAAAGACAGCAAACAGGAATTCAGCAACGCCGGGCTCAATCCGGTCATATCCGACCTTGAAGCAACAGACACACCAAAATATCTGGCAAGCGTCCTTGAACAAAACTATTTCAAGAGGGTCGACGATAAAACAATTGAGCTTGGCGGCGTCATGATCGGGGTGGCCTTAAACTCCGTTCATTATTATAAGCAGGATGATATTGCAAAAGAAACCAAACTGGACAGCTCCACCATCCGTAAGGAAGGCGAAAAAATTGCTGCTCAAATTGTAAAGCAAACCCGCCAAAACAAAGAACTCGCCGATGTTCCGATAACAGTGGCGCTGTATGTCCAGCAGCCGAAATCCTCTATCGTGCCAGGGGAATTTATTGCGAAAAGCGAAGCCAAACCAGGAAGCAGCAACCTTGAAGGCTGGAAAGATATCAATGAAAGCTATCAATTCTTCCCTTCACCTGAAGCCAAAAGTGAAAAGCCTGAAGACGCGGATACATTTGAACGCTTCAAAGAAGAAATCGGCGATTACTTCCCTAACTACACGGGTGTAATCGGAAAAGCTCATTACAAAGACGACGAACTGAAGGAACTGAAAATTGAAATTCCCATGCAGTTTTACGGAAAAGCCGAAGTCATCGGCCTCACCCAGTTCGTCATCGAAAAAATCAACCAGTACTTCCCGCAGGACTACATTGACCTGGAAATCAACATCACCTCCACCGGCGGACAGGAAGCCCTTATCACCCGCAAAGCAGGGGATAAAAAACCTGTTACGCATATATTTAAATAATGTTTTTGAGACTGCCTGAATGATGCGGGCGGTCTTTTTTTGTGCGGTGGTCGGGAAAGCTCGCTGTTGTGGCGAAGAGATCGTGTATTTGGTGCAACTGAGCGTGTCGGTGTCGGACTGAAACATATGAGCGCGCCTGACCCGCACTCTGCTAAAGCATGAAAGCTCCGGCACCTGCCCGGGAAACCGCTGGACCGCAAGGGTTTGTGGAACACTGCCTCTGTCCCCCGATGCGGTGAAGGATGAGGGGACTGGCACCGTGCCAGTCCCGCTGTTCTCTGCCGGATTAAAGCTCTGGCACCTATGCGATTGAATGCTGGTATATATGGGATTGCGGGCTATGGTCTTTGTCCCCCGATGCTTTAAAGGATAGCGGGTCAGGCGCCTTTCAGTCGAGAGCTCCACCGTCTTTCAGCGCTGAGCAAACGCCCTTTCGAACTTGGTTTCAGTGTCTAGCTCCGGCGGCTAGCGCTTCGGCCGCTTCGCCGGCCCTGTCAAAGTCAAAGAGCGACTTTGTCAGTTCCAGCTCCACCGTCTCTCAGCGCTTAGCAAGCGCCCTCCGCTTTTCTTAGTAAAATAAAATTTGTAACAATCATTTCTATGTTTGAATGGTTGGGAATAATCAGTTAAGATAGATTTGTAACCGTTTTATTTTAAAAGGAGGCGTATTTTAATGGTAGTACCTTACAAGCATGAGCCGTTTACGGATTTTTCGGTAGATTCGAATAAGCAGGGATTTGAGAAAGGATTGGCAACAGTAGAATCCTATCTTGGGAAAGATTACGATTTGATTGTAGGTGGAGAAAGAATTTCCACTGAAGATAAAATTGTTTCTATTAATCCAGCAAACAAAGAAGAGGTAATCGGACGCGTTTCTAAAGCAACACGCGAGATTGCGGAAAAAGCGATGCAGGTTGCTGATGAGACGTTCAATACGTGGCGCAAGACGAAGCCAGAGGTTCGCGCAGATATCCTTTTCCGTGCTGCAGCCATTGTACGTCGCCGCAAGCATGAATTCTCTGCTTTGCTTCTTAAAGAAGCAGGTAAACCATGGAATGAAGCGGATGCAGACACAGCAGAAGCCATTGACTTTATGGAGTACTATGCTCGTCAAATGCTGAAGCTGAAAGACGGACAGCCGGTTGAGAGCCGTCCTGGTGAATACAACCGCTACAGCTACATACCGCTTGGAGTAGGTGTGGTTATTTCACCATGGAATTTCGCATTTGCGATTATGGCTGGAACAACAGTTGCTGCATTAGTAGCAGGAAACACAGTTCTATTAAAACCAGCTTCCACGACGCCGGTTGTGGCAGCGAAATTCATAGAAGTTTTAGAAGAAGCAGGCCTTCCGAAAGGCGTTGTGAACTATATCCCTGGAAGCGGAGCAGAGGTTGGCGACTATTTAGTGGACCATCCGCGCACTCGTTTCATTTCCTTTACAGGTTCCCGCGATGTTGGCTTGCGCATTTATGAGCGCGCATCCAAATTGAGCGAAGGCCAAATCTGGCTGAAGCGAGTGATTGCTGAGATGGGCGGTAAGGATACGATTGTTGTAGATAAAGAGGCAGACCTTGAGCTGGCTGCGCAATCGATTGTGAAATCTTCTTTCGGTTTCTCCGGTCAAAAGTGCTCGGCTTGTTCCCGTGCGGTAATCGTAGAAGATGTGTATGATCAAGTTGTAGACCGTGTGGTTGAGCTGACAAAAGAGTTGACGGTCGGCGATACAACAGATGGCTCAATCTTCATGGGTCCCGTTATCGACCAGGCGGCGTTTGATAAAATTATGGAATATGTAGAAATCGGACGCAACGAAGGACGTCTTCTTGCAGGAGGAGAAGGAGACAGCTCAAAAGGCTACTTCATCCAGCCGACTGTTGTGGCAGACGTTGATCCAAAAGCCCGCGTTATGCAGGAAGAAATCTTTGGACCATTTGTTGCAATTGCCAAAGCGAAGGATTTCAATGAAGCGATTGAAATTGCCAACAACACAGAATATGGTCTGACTGGTGCTGTTATTACCAACAACCGTGATCACATCGAGCAGGCGAGAGAAGATTTCCACGTAGGAAACCTTTACTTCAACCGCGGATGTACAGGTGCGATTGTAGGCTATCAGCCATTCGGAGGATTCAATATGTCTGGAACCGACTCTAAAGCAGGCGGACCTGACTATTTGGTTCTTCACATGCAAGCGAAAACGACTTCTGAAACGCTTTGATAGAATAAGAGAAAAGCCCGCTGAGTTAGTTCAGCGGGCTTTTTTCATTCAACCCCTTGGGCTGAATGGTTTAAACAAACGTTTATTTAGTTTCTCTCGCAAGCACGGTTTCCATCTCAGTAAAGTTTTCTTTCACTTTTTCGGATGGCTCTGCCGTCATTTTGCTGACCACAATAACAGCGATCAGACTCAGGAAGAATCCTGGAATCATTTCATATAAGAAGTCAGTTAGACCAGGTACGGTCAGCCAGATCAGGACGACGGCTGCACCGGTAATCATACCGGCAAGTGCTCCCCATTTCGTCATGCGTTTCCAGTAGAGGCTGAGCACGATCGCGGGCCCGAATGCGGAACCGAATCCAGCCCATGCATTTCCTACCAGCGATAGAATCGTGCCGCTTGGTTTAAGGGAAAGCAGGATTGAAATAACCGCAATCAGCAATACAGACAGCCTTCCTACGAGAACAAGCTCTTTATCAGACGCATGGCGTTTGAAGAACGTTTTATAAAAGTCCTCCGTCAGCGCACTTGCGGTAACAAGCAGCTGAGATGAAATGGTACTCATAATCGCAGCCAGAATTGCTGACAGAAGGAATCCGGTAATAAGCGGATGGAACAGCAGATCAGCAAACTTAATGAAAATGGTTTCCGGATCCTCTAAGTTAACTTGATTTGCTTTTACATAAGCAATCCCTACAAGTCCGGTCATCAGTGCACCGACGATGGAAATGACCATCCATCCCATACCGATGCGGCGGGCGGGTTTTAATTCTTTAATCGAATTGATCGCCATAAAACGGACGATAATGTGCGGCTGTCCAAAGTAGCCCAATCCCCACGCCAGGAAACCAACGATTGCAAGGAAGGACGTGCCACGGAAAACATCAAGCAATTTTGGATCAATTTCCTTTACTTGATCAATAGTTGTACCAAAACCGCCTAGGTCTATCAGTGCAACAATCGGTACTAAAATGAGTGCAAGGAACATGATAATTCCCTGGACAAAGTCTGTCAGGCTGACAGCCAGGAATCCGCCGAATAGCGTATAAATAATGACTACTCCAGCTGTTACCAGCATTCCTGTCGTGTAGTTCAAGCCAAAGGAAGACTCAAACAGTGTCCCTCCGGAAACCATTCCGGCAGAACAGTAGACTGTAAAGAAGATCACGATGACGATACCTGAAATGAGACGAAGCATTTTGGATTGATCGTCAAAACGATTTTCAAAAAAGTCAGGAATAGTGATCGAATTATTTGCCACAATTGTATAAGTTCTAAGTCTTGGTGCAAGAATTAAGTAGTTTGCATATGCCCCCATTGTTAATCCAATGGCAATCCACATAGCGGAAAGGCCCGTTGAATACATTTCCCCTGGCAGTCCCATGAGCATCCAGCCGCTCATATCTGCAGCACCAGCGGAAAGGGCCGTTACTGCAGGACCGAGCCCGCGTCCTCCAAGCATATAGCCTTCCACATTACCGGTTGATTGCTTAAAAGCGTAAAAACCGATTCCGAGCATCATAATGAAGTAGAGAGCTAATGATATATAAACTCCAATTTCCACAATATCTCTCCTATTCTCATTTTTTTGCTACTAAACAAACCGCTCAAAACCCTTCACACGGGATGAACCATCCCTCCATACGGAACCTTACGTATCCGCTATAAGGACAGCGGTCATCCATGTTTTGTCGTCATTTCCATCGAGCAAGGAAAGTGATCCTGCTCACCCCTAATAAGAATGCAGCCCTTACCGCCGGCAAATCCGGCTATACCTTCTGGAAAATTAGCGCAGCTTTGTCATCTGGAGAATCCAGGTAGAGAATAAAAACAAAATGTATGACAAATCAGGGTCTCTTTTTACAGGAAGGATTGATCAAGAAAGGGATTACGCTGAATCTTAAGTGGTGTGAAATGGCGGCGAGCACCGTTCGCAGCTTACGGTTTCTTAACCTACCAAATTAATCCCCAACATTCAAGCAGTCTAAACGTGTCGGAAATTGGAAGCAAATGCTTGAAACTTTAGTTTGAAGGTTAAGTAAACGGTTACAATAAAAGATAAAAGTAAAACTATTCTGAAAATAAAGAATAACCTATCTCCCAAAATTGCAAGACTGAAAGGACCTGCTTTTTCGACAAACTCTTCAAACGTTATTTAGGGCGATATCCTTAATTTTCATCAATTTACAAAAACTTTAAATTCTTTCTCATAAAACTACAATTCTCCGTGATACGGTTTGAAGGGAAGCGACTGAAAATAAGATGAAACGGGGAGAGGAATATGAGAAAGCCACGCAGGTTATTATCCGTTGTTTTTGCGTCTGTATTAGCTGCCCAAACGGCTGCCGCAGGCGTCATGTTGCCAGTTCAAACCGCATCAGCGGAAGAGACAGGCTATTCATTAGGACAAGTCATCGATCAGTGGGAGAAAAAGATTGCACCGGGAATTGAACAGGAGTCGGTCACGATTGGAAGCGGCCGCGGAAGGCAGGAAGCGTTTGTTATGAACGTGGACTTGGATTCGCAAAATCTTGACATTGAAGCCGGACTTCCAAATGGAAAAGACCTTGGCATGCAGCCGGTCCGCCAGCAGGCAGCAGCCGTCTCAAAGCCCGGACAGGTTGTGATCGGGGCGTTTAACGGAGATTTCTATAATATGTCCAGCGGAGTTCCGAATGGAACCGTCATTCACGACGGCCGCATCCTTAAATCAGGATACAAGGAATCATTTGGGATGAAGAGGGATGGGACGCCGCTCTTTGGTATTCCAGGGGTTCAATTTAAGCTCCATTCAGATGGAAACATTCAGCATATAGATAATTTAAATGGAACGAGATCGAACAACCTCCTTGTCTTGTATTCAGATCCATTGAAATCAACTGGCACCAACACGGCCGGAACGGAGGCTGTTTTAACGATTGAGTCAGGGGATGTACATAAACCGGGAAAAATGAAAGCGAAGGTCGAATCGGTTATTGAGGGAAAAGGGAATCAGCCGATTGAAGAAGGAAAGCTTGTGCTGTCCGGTCACGGAGCCAGTGCAGAAAAGGTGAAAAACTTAAAGCCGGGCCAGGAAATTGAAATCGAAACACAGATTTCTTCTCAATGGCTGGAAGCTGAAGAAGGATTGAGCGGCAATCATAAGCTCGTTCAAAATGGCCAGAAGGTCAATTTAGTTTCAGATGATTTTACAAAAGCAGTCGCTCCCCGGACCGCTGTCGGTAAAAAGGCGGACGGAACGATTTTCTTTGTTGTCATCGACGGCCGCTCACCAGGATATTCAGAGGGAATCACCGTTTTCGAACTTCGTGACATGATGTTTGAAATGGGGGCTGTAGAAGCACTGAATCTCGATGGCGGCGGCTCATCCACCTTTGCGGCAAGACAGCCGGGTGAAGAAGGTCTTGGCCTCGTAAACCGTCCATCCGATGGCTTTGAGCGCGCTGTCGCCAATTCAATTCTAATTACAACGTCCGCTCAGCCGGGAAGCGTGAGCCAGCTTGCGATAAAGCCTGACCACTTGCTCATTCTGAAGGGAAGCACTGAGGATCTTGATGCAAAAGGAATGGATGCAAATTTCTTCCCTAAAGCAATAAGCGGGGAGGCGGACTGGTCCGTCTCTGATTCCGCCCTCGGAACAGTAGATGAAAAAGGACTGTTCACAGCAGGAAGCAAAGCCGGAAAAGGCATGGTCCTTGCGGATAAAGACGGGGCAAAAGGATCGTCGGCCATTACCGTAACGGACAAATTAAGCAGCATCCAGCTTCCACAGGATTCTTTAACAGTAAAAAAAGGCGACGAAATCAATCTCGCTCCTAAAGCCATGCTTGACGGGAAAACGGTTGACGCCGATCCGTCCCTTTTTGAATGGAAGGTGGAGGGAGATATTGGAACCGTTGATAAAAATGGAATTTTCAGGGCTTCCGGCCAAACGGCATCTGGAAAAATTACCGTTCAATACGGAGGCATAACCGATACGATGGATATCCAAGTAGGCAAGCTGCCAATCATTCTAGCAGACTTTGAGAAGGATTTTGCTAATTGGACCTATAGCGGTGCCCGCTTCAACTCCATTTCCATCAAGCAGACTACCTATCCGGAGCCTGCTAGATTCGGAGAGCATTCTTTGCAGCTCAACTATGATTTTTCAGGAACAACTGGCACGTCCGGTGCTTACGCTCATCCGAAGCAGCCAATAACGATTGAAGATTACCCGGAATCCATCGGAATGTGGGTGTATGGCGACGGGAAAAACCACTGGCTGAGAAGTCAGATGAGAGACGGAAACAACAGCGCGTTCGCTCTTGATTTTGCAACAAAAATGGACTGGACCGGCTGGAAATACGTCGAAGCAAAAGTACCTGCTGGAAAGGCCCTTCCTTTAAAAATGGACTTGCCCGTCCGACTCATGGAGACGAGCGACGCCAACAAAAATGCAGGCTCGATCTATGTTGATAACATCCGGGCAGTATATGGCGAAACGAACGATGATTTAATAAACCCGTCGATCGATTCAAACCAGCCTGCGGATCAAGCAAATGTAACCGATGCAAAGCCGGTTATATCGGCCATCGCAAAGGATGAGGACACCGGGATCAACCCGGCCCGCATTACTCTGAATGTAGACGGAAAAGAAGTGAAAGCTCAATTTGATCCTGAATCCGGCAAAGTTTCCTACCAGCCGGGAAGCCCGATGCTGGACGGGTACCATATGGCAAAGCTTACGGTTCAGGACAACTTCGGAAACGAAACAACGAAGTCATGGACGTTTGAAACCGAAGCCGGCCAGCCGGGGTTCAAAGCAATTGCCCCTGAATCCGCCTACATCGGCGGAGCTTTCCCTATCAAGCTTCAGGCAAGCAAAGCAGAGCAGCTGGATACGCTGAAGCTAAAGTTAAAAGCAGATCCTTCAGCTTTGAAAACAGAAGGTAAAACGGTAAAACTATCTGAATCCATTACCTCCGATATGATCGTGAAAAATGAGATCATAGAAGACGGTACCATCGAGCTTGAATTAAAAGGATTGAACAAACTCAAAGGCGATGCAGAAATTGGGACCGTGCCGCTTTCCATCCCTGCTTCGGCAAAAGGAAAAGCAGCGGTTGACTTCGTTTCAGGATCAATTGGAGAAACCGATCTGTATCTACCGGACATCGAAAAAAATCTGAAAGCCCATTTCCATGTCAGCACCGACCGCACATCCACAGGATTTCCCTCCAAGGTAACGGTCAAGGATGAAAACGGAAAGCCTGTTCAGGGAGCCGAAGTAAAAGTAACGGCACCAAATTACAAGATTGCTAAAGTAAAAGCGAAAATGACTCAAATCCGCAAAGAAGCGAATGAAGCCTCGGAAATGATAGCACCGGTATCGAGGAACATTCAGATGATTGTGATGAAAACAGAAGGAGACTGGCAGCAAGTCCGTCTTGGGGATGTACAAGGCTGGATCAAAGCGAGCGATACGGAACTGAGTGACTGGACACTTGGTCAAACTGGCGCAGACGGCACCGTTAAAACGAACCTGCTATCCGTATTGCCGGGCAAAGTGACCATTCAGGCAGCGAAAGACAGCCAATACAGCTTCACACAGGAAATTAATGTGCTGAATCACCTTGGAACGAACAAACCGGAAAGATTGAACGTCACCTTCAACGGCAAACCATCCAGCCGCAATATCAGCTGGACGACTGCCCCGCAGGTTACAGACTCTGTCGTTCAGATTGCCAAATTAGAAGATTACAAGAAAGATGGCTTCACCGGCAAAAGATTTTTAGCCAAAAATGGCAAAAGCACACCGCTTGCCATGGACGAAGGCGAGCTTCAGGCCCATACCGCTGAAGTGACCGGACTAGTTCCGGGACAAACGTATATGTACCGCGCTGGAGACGGAACACCTGAAGGATGGAGCGAACCTGCAGAAATCAAAGCAAACGAATCGCGGAAGGACCCATTCACCTTCCTGCTGATGGGAGATACCCAGGCACCTCCGAACCAAACGGAATCCGGCTTCGGCATCTACACAGAACTGTTTAAAAAAGCAAAAGCGGAACATCCGGATGCCGCGTTCATGATGCATGTCGGCGATATGATTGATGATGGAAACCTTTACTCACACTGGAATGCATTCTTTGAATCCATGAAAGACACCGAGCTTGCACCATCAACCGCCATCATGCCAACAGTCGGAAACCATGAAAACATCGGCACCGGCGTCACCACATTCAAGAGCCTCTTCAACATGCCCTACAACGGCCCGGACGGCTTTGAAGGAACGGTCTACTCCTATGACTACGGAGACGCCCATTTTGCTGTACTGAACACTGAAACAGACACAGCCGGCCTCCAAAAACAAGCAGACTGGCTCATCAAAGACATGGCCAAATCGAAAAAGAAATGGAAAATCGTCACCTATCACCGCTCGCCATACTACTCCAACCCGCAAGGCGGAGCAGAAGCGGTCAAAAGTGTATTCCCAAAAGCTTTCGACCAGGCAGGCATCGACCTTGCCATCTCAGGCCATGACCACGCCTACGTCCGAACGCACAAGCTGAAAGACGGCAAACAGGTCGAAAAAGGCGGTACCACCTACTTAATCGCCGGCTCCACCGGAGGCAAATTCTACGACGCCGTCCCGCAGGATTACATGGATGTGTATTTCGAAGAGAAAACACAAGTGTATTCAAGTGTAATGATTGGAGAGGACGGAATTAAGATTACCGCTAAAGCACGTGATGGCAGGGTAATTGACGATCATACGATTACGAAGTGATAGGGTTTGAAACCGGGGGCAGGTTGCTGCTCCTGGTTTTTTGTGGTTTTGCACTGACCCTCAACATGGCAACGCGGCGGGGACGGAGGTTTAGTGCGGTAGAGGAGCGGGGGTCAGTGCAAACTTTATTGACCGGCGCCTGACCCCACATCCTTCACCGCAGCGGGGGACGGAGGCG
Protein-coding regions in this window:
- a CDS encoding CamS family sex pheromone protein — protein: MKKWIVILAACSMLLSACAPSFGDDNEVVQETNNEKQKAIIPKSTISDADYSVVLPFKTGAARGLTAENLNTRLDLDQFETGLMDLAQEPFPSKNNYYYQEGQYLKEDQVRGWLRYKYEGKALETKEKEAKDSKQEFSNAGLNPVISDLEATDTPKYLASVLEQNYFKRVDDKTIELGGVMIGVALNSVHYYKQDDIAKETKLDSSTIRKEGEKIAAQIVKQTRQNKELADVPITVALYVQQPKSSIVPGEFIAKSEAKPGSSNLEGWKDINESYQFFPSPEAKSEKPEDADTFERFKEEIGDYFPNYTGVIGKAHYKDDELKELKIEIPMQFYGKAEVIGLTQFVIEKINQYFPQDYIDLEINITSTGGQEALITRKAGDKKPVTHIFK
- the pruA gene encoding L-glutamate gamma-semialdehyde dehydrogenase, with product MVVPYKHEPFTDFSVDSNKQGFEKGLATVESYLGKDYDLIVGGERISTEDKIVSINPANKEEVIGRVSKATREIAEKAMQVADETFNTWRKTKPEVRADILFRAAAIVRRRKHEFSALLLKEAGKPWNEADADTAEAIDFMEYYARQMLKLKDGQPVESRPGEYNRYSYIPLGVGVVISPWNFAFAIMAGTTVAALVAGNTVLLKPASTTPVVAAKFIEVLEEAGLPKGVVNYIPGSGAEVGDYLVDHPRTRFISFTGSRDVGLRIYERASKLSEGQIWLKRVIAEMGGKDTIVVDKEADLELAAQSIVKSSFGFSGQKCSACSRAVIVEDVYDQVVDRVVELTKELTVGDTTDGSIFMGPVIDQAAFDKIMEYVEIGRNEGRLLAGGEGDSSKGYFIQPTVVADVDPKARVMQEEIFGPFVAIAKAKDFNEAIEIANNTEYGLTGAVITNNRDHIEQAREDFHVGNLYFNRGCTGAIVGYQPFGGFNMSGTDSKAGGPDYLVLHMQAKTTSETL
- the putP gene encoding sodium/proline symporter PutP yields the protein MEIGVYISLALYFIMMLGIGFYAFKQSTGNVEGYMLGGRGLGPAVTALSAGAADMSGWMLMGLPGEMYSTGLSAMWIAIGLTMGAYANYLILAPRLRTYTIVANNSITIPDFFENRFDDQSKMLRLISGIVIVIFFTVYCSAGMVSGGTLFESSFGLNYTTGMLVTAGVVIIYTLFGGFLAVSLTDFVQGIIMFLALILVPIVALIDLGGFGTTIDQVKEIDPKLLDVFRGTSFLAIVGFLAWGLGYFGQPHIIVRFMAINSIKELKPARRIGMGWMVISIVGALMTGLVGIAYVKANQVNLEDPETIFIKFADLLFHPLITGFLLSAILAAIMSTISSQLLVTASALTEDFYKTFFKRHASDKELVLVGRLSVLLIAVISILLSLKPSGTILSLVGNAWAGFGSAFGPAIVLSLYWKRMTKWGALAGMITGAAVVLIWLTVPGLTDFLYEMIPGFFLSLIAVIVVSKMTAEPSEKVKENFTEMETVLARETK
- a CDS encoding phosphodiester glycosidase family protein, giving the protein MRKPRRLLSVVFASVLAAQTAAAGVMLPVQTASAEETGYSLGQVIDQWEKKIAPGIEQESVTIGSGRGRQEAFVMNVDLDSQNLDIEAGLPNGKDLGMQPVRQQAAAVSKPGQVVIGAFNGDFYNMSSGVPNGTVIHDGRILKSGYKESFGMKRDGTPLFGIPGVQFKLHSDGNIQHIDNLNGTRSNNLLVLYSDPLKSTGTNTAGTEAVLTIESGDVHKPGKMKAKVESVIEGKGNQPIEEGKLVLSGHGASAEKVKNLKPGQEIEIETQISSQWLEAEEGLSGNHKLVQNGQKVNLVSDDFTKAVAPRTAVGKKADGTIFFVVIDGRSPGYSEGITVFELRDMMFEMGAVEALNLDGGGSSTFAARQPGEEGLGLVNRPSDGFERAVANSILITTSAQPGSVSQLAIKPDHLLILKGSTEDLDAKGMDANFFPKAISGEADWSVSDSALGTVDEKGLFTAGSKAGKGMVLADKDGAKGSSAITVTDKLSSIQLPQDSLTVKKGDEINLAPKAMLDGKTVDADPSLFEWKVEGDIGTVDKNGIFRASGQTASGKITVQYGGITDTMDIQVGKLPIILADFEKDFANWTYSGARFNSISIKQTTYPEPARFGEHSLQLNYDFSGTTGTSGAYAHPKQPITIEDYPESIGMWVYGDGKNHWLRSQMRDGNNSAFALDFATKMDWTGWKYVEAKVPAGKALPLKMDLPVRLMETSDANKNAGSIYVDNIRAVYGETNDDLINPSIDSNQPADQANVTDAKPVISAIAKDEDTGINPARITLNVDGKEVKAQFDPESGKVSYQPGSPMLDGYHMAKLTVQDNFGNETTKSWTFETEAGQPGFKAIAPESAYIGGAFPIKLQASKAEQLDTLKLKLKADPSALKTEGKTVKLSESITSDMIVKNEIIEDGTIELELKGLNKLKGDAEIGTVPLSIPASAKGKAAVDFVSGSIGETDLYLPDIEKNLKAHFHVSTDRTSTGFPSKVTVKDENGKPVQGAEVKVTAPNYKIAKVKAKMTQIRKEANEASEMIAPVSRNIQMIVMKTEGDWQQVRLGDVQGWIKASDTELSDWTLGQTGADGTVKTNLLSVLPGKVTIQAAKDSQYSFTQEINVLNHLGTNKPERLNVTFNGKPSSRNISWTTAPQVTDSVVQIAKLEDYKKDGFTGKRFLAKNGKSTPLAMDEGELQAHTAEVTGLVPGQTYMYRAGDGTPEGWSEPAEIKANESRKDPFTFLLMGDTQAPPNQTESGFGIYTELFKKAKAEHPDAAFMMHVGDMIDDGNLYSHWNAFFESMKDTELAPSTAIMPTVGNHENIGTGVTTFKSLFNMPYNGPDGFEGTVYSYDYGDAHFAVLNTETDTAGLQKQADWLIKDMAKSKKKWKIVTYHRSPYYSNPQGGAEAVKSVFPKAFDQAGIDLAISGHDHAYVRTHKLKDGKQVEKGGTTYLIAGSTGGKFYDAVPQDYMDVYFEEKTQVYSSVMIGEDGIKITAKARDGRVIDDHTITK